Part of the Engystomops pustulosus chromosome 4, aEngPut4.maternal, whole genome shotgun sequence genome is shown below.
CGTTTAGGAGAAATTTGCCTTTttaaacttatgcaaatgagcctcaggggctcatgTCTGCATCAAAGAAGCCCCTCATCTGATGTCATCAACTCTCTGGCTGGGAAGGGAAAACAACAACAGGGTACAGAGGGGTGAATAATTAGACTATGGAGTTAGGAGGGGCTTCTGGGAcatagacaggagcccctgaggttcaTTGGCAGGACTGTAAAAGTATTTTCTCCGAAACACAGACCAGAGTGCAAGTATCCTTCCAGtataatactgcatccatgtAGTAGATtactggggtaaaacctggtggaaACAAACTAGCAGCCGCCTCAGGGAGAGGATGAAATGTAacttctcctccaaagtcatgtaaaaatgagcaaaGAGTCATgtaagatgagtcacttttagaggctgcagatgcAAGGTCACTCCAGACGCCTCCATCTTGTGTTCTGTAGTTCCTGTAAACATGATCCTGGTGTCAAATTAAACATAAGAATCAGCCGTGTGAGATACAGAACCGAAACACAGGCCGGTGAAGAAAAAGATAGAGGAGAATTGGATCTTTGTGACTGTAGATCTCACAATCACAAGCCTCATGAGaattgagattcttatctttaataggtTTGGTCTGAAACAACACtttcccctctgcagcctctaaactggaCTCATTTcatgcaaatatgactcttctctgctcattttcacatgacacaAGGAGATTCATTTTAATGGTATACAcatagggggggatttatcagcgCTTCTACGTcacttttctggtgtagaagcagtggaaTCATCGCAAATTCTTGTGCATTGCAAGAATTTACGATTAAAACCTCCCCTTCCTGTGCCTGCGTTCTTTTGCAAAACCAGTGCACTTTTGTTCaatggtttttacacaaaactatgccaggtctgtCATGGAATAGTTTTCATGCCGGCCGCTGCCCTCCAGATAGGCCTAAGCCTCTTATCCGGCGCAATGAGGAGGGGCATAGCAGCTATCatacgccagcgtatgataaatctcccccagttttcactagaggggattctagaaagtacatttcatcctttaaaaggaacctaccaccacaaatttacctataaaggtagatcgggtggtaggtggataaataggatgtgaggatagcccttttaagagctaatcctcccgtccctgcactttttgggtaacttttattaaactagtATGCAAATTTTGCTATGCGGCTACTgaggcgcagctactccacgccccggtagcctcttttcttctCCTACTCactatcttcggcgcgcagctcctcgcagctgcgcgccctcgtccgacgatcctgccgtctgcgtatgcacagaacagcaggcccgcgtctgcgtggtcactgctccaaagccggggctgcacaggtgcGGGCcttctgttctgcgcatgcgcagacaggatcgtcggatgagggcgtgcagctacgcgccccagtagccgcattacAAAATTTGCATACTAGTTTAATAAAAGCTTCCAAAAAAGTGCAGGGGCGTGAGTATTAGCCCTTagaaggtctatcctcacgtcccattgatccatctacctcccgatctacctttatagggagGTTTGTGGTGGTTTTAAGCATAGTTTaaaatctggtgataggttcccttgaaGGTGCGTTTTCGACAACCACATTTGTAGTTTGGCGCTACTGTTCTGTCAGGGAAGACTCTGCATCATAGTGTCCTGTCCTCACACACCTGAACCTGCCCTAAGGTCACTaccattaaagaaaacctaccatcaagaGTAGATCTCTGctgctgacctctgacctcatCTGTAATCTAATAATCCTAGAACCTAACTTGTCAAAAACTTTATCTTGGTAATAAGTAAGTGACCTGCAGAGGCCTCTGGAGTGTGGAGTATTTCTGGCCGGGTGTGGAGGCTACCCCCATGACCCAGCAGCCTTAGCAATGCCGTCTCCTTACACATCCTCTGCGCTCTTCTCCATCCTGGCGTCTGCCGGCTTGCCACGGAGCCGGCACTGCTAAGACTACTGGGGTGTGGCCatagcaggtaatttacatattactaaaataaagttagaTTCCggaaatattacattacagactaGATGAGGGGAAGGCAGGAGAGATCTACTTGTGATGGTAGATCACCTCTTCCCATCCGTCCCTCAGATTCCCAGTCACCTGATATGTTTCCACAGGACGGCTCTCCATGTTCAAGTCCCAGATTTTGACGGACAAGTAGTCCCTGGTCATCATGTATCTCCCGTTGTGGCTGAACTTCACGTCAGATATGGAAGAGATGATCTCTGAGAAGAACGATCTATTGCTGGGATCTTCTGGCTCCTCAAACACTGGAAAAAGAGATCAATGTTTAACCCGTTCAGTACCTTAAGAGTTGATCTTGAGTTAGGAGTCTGGCGTTTGGAGGACTTACGCTTGGAGTGGCGGTCGCACAGCGCGGACTCGCGCATGTCGCACAGACGGATGGTGCCTTTGCTGCTGCTGTACACAAAGGTATTGCAGTGATGCGGGTGGAACTCGGCCGCGGTGATCACTTCCGTCAGCTCTTCCATGTTGGCGGGTTTAATATCTACGATATCTGGGACAGGGAGTCAAGGAGATGACACTACAAAAACGAGATGGAACTGCTAGGATGAAAAGCTAAGtactggacaacccctctaacaaCATTACAGTAAGTCAAAGTGCTGTGAAGGAGGTTTGTAGAGACCTCTGCAAATATTCGGGATGTTTTCTGCATTATACAGTCCAGTGGTAACATCTACAATTGGCGCCTAAATGAAGCCAGCAAACCATGAGATTGtctctccctgtgatgtcatcatcagcCTGGAGTATACAAGAGGCTCCGGAACCTGTCACTGCTGAAGATCTGCAACAGTGTGTTGTAACATGTGATGCAAAAATCACCTGCAATACTGTAGGAGCGTGCAGACCCGCAAGGGAGCAAACAAAATAGGGCATGGGCAGGAAGGGGTAAATGCCTAGACATTGGGTACACAGTGAGAAGGATACTAAAGCTCCTGTCTGTGATCTCCAGGTGCCACAGGTTGACCCGCAGGTCGTCCGCCGATAGATACGTCTCATAGTCGCTATTGACGGAGATGGAATTGATGTGATACGTGTGAGCGTTGGCGAATATCCTCCGAGGACTCGCTTCAACCATCAGGTCCATGGGGCGGAATACTGGCACCTGGGAAGAGAAAACCCCGAAACACACAATGTAGAGAGCGAAGCAGAACGTGGGCCAGAACCAGCGCTCCTGCCGCAGAGGACCTACCCTGAGAGTGGTCACAGTGGTCGGATCCCTATACCTCCCATTCTCCTCTTTCAGGTTGTAACCTTCAGGTCTCTTGTCACGTTCACTGATTTTCCACAACTTGATAGTTTTATCTGGGAGAAACACAAGTACACGGATAATATATTCACCAGCTCCTCATATACTCTGActgcagatctctgcttgctgccagtgaACGAGAACAGGTCTGTTCAGGATGGGGGGAGTagggtgtgacctgctcctgcaGTACGGAGGGGATCTGGTAAAAGCTCGTTTTATAAAGAGTGAGGCCATGGATATAAGGAGGTTACcaaagtcactgtgcctggatctatgagtactgtgcctggatctaggagtactgtgcctggatctaggagtactgtgcctggatctaggagtactgtgcctggatctaggagtactgtgcctggatctaggagtactgtgcctggatctaggagtactgtgcctggatctaggagtactgtgcctggatctaggagtactgtgcctggatctaggagtactgtgcctggatctaggagtactgtgcctggatctaggagtactgtgcctggatctaggagtactgtgcctggatctaggagtactgtgcctggatctaggagtactgtgcctggatctaggagtactgtgcctggatctaggagtactgtgcctggatctaggagtactgtgcctggatctaggagtactgtgcctggatctaggagtactgtgcctggatctaggagtactgtgcctggatctaggagtactgtgcctggatctaggagtactgtgcctggatctaggagtactgtgcctggatctaggagtactgtgcctggatctaggagtactgtgcctggatctatgagtaatgtgccTGGATTAACTTTAACCATTTTCCAACATTAAaataaatcatgctaatgagccaagaGTCACTTCTTGCCCTTGAGGAGTCACTGAGTGGAGCGGCTTCTGGCGACACTATCTTGGGCTCTGTAGTTGCTAGAATTAGGTTTCTTGTGTCATTTACAAGACAAGTATCACCGCTTTAAAAACACACCAGTACCGTAATGGTGACACAGCAGAATCTGTGGCCTACCTGCCTTAGGTGCCCTAGAACAAAAGTTCTGGTTCTACAAGGCAGCCAGTGTCAGGCCTTATCAGACCACAGGATGTCACTTGTGAGGAGGACCTGACATCCTGTGATCCAAGGAGACCTCGGACCACCCCAGCACTCCCCATAGCAGAGATATTAGTCACGGCTAAGGTAAGTATGTTTTGGGGAGATTTAGTGCCAGTATGTGAAGATTCGGGTGTGTAGTATTTTGTACAGAAgcaaaacacttaataaaaaggCCGATCTATCCACAGGGATACAATTGTGTGTAATCTTGAACGTGTTGATGTAAAGCAGCGTCCACCAGTCTACAGACATCGTCCATCCACACAACTCATGGTGGAGAATACAGAGATCTCCCGACCTTCTAGTCTCCGTCTATGCATTGAGCGGGGACTGATGGCTGGGGGTCCACTATACGTGCACAGCAGGGCCTCACCATTTGTAGACAACAGGAACTGCGATGCGTTCTTCTGTGGTAACCATCGGATCTTGTTGATCTTCTCCTCGATTTCTAAACTCTTCAAGTAGTCGAATTCGGGCTCGTGGCTCTGGAAAGTGCTGTAGACACTATACTCCCCTCTGTGATAGGGGCTCTTACTCTGCAGGGAACAGAACAGTATCATCAGAGTATGTAACCGCGTGTACGTCTTAtcaaccactagatggcagcagcgCCCCTAACCCTACAAAGATAATAGGAAGCGTCAGCTTCTGGGCCGGGAACGCCTCCAGTGCAGCAAAACACAGGGCTGATCCGGTTACTGCAGCACCGGCAGCGAGATCGCAACGTCTGCGCTTCCTGAAGAGTCTTTCAAAGGGAAATTCCCATCTGTGTGTCACCACGTTCCCTGGGACCCCACTGCAGTTGTGGTTCCAATGACCAAGAGCCTGGTCCGAAACCAAGGTGGTACCATTTAGGTTCTGCTATGCCCCGATAGTAAC
Proteins encoded:
- the PPP2R2A gene encoding serine/threonine-protein phosphatase 2A 55 kDa regulatory subunit B alpha isoform isoform X1, with translation MFLKFSPRAVFLGAGGGNDIQWCFSQVKGAVEDDVSEADIISTVEFNHSGELLATGDKGGRVVIFQQESKSPYHRGEYSVYSTFQSHEPEFDYLKSLEIEEKINKIRWLPQKNASQFLLSTNDKTIKLWKISERDKRPEGYNLKEENGRYRDPTTVTTLRVPVFRPMDLMVEASPRRIFANAHTYHINSISVNSDYETYLSADDLRVNLWHLEITDRSFNIVDIKPANMEELTEVITAAEFHPHHCNTFVYSSSKGTIRLCDMRESALCDRHSKLFEEPEDPSNRSFFSEIISSISDVKFSHNGRYMMTRDYLSVKIWDLNMESRPVETYQVHEYLRSKLCSLYENDCIFDKFECCWNGPDNVVMTGSYNNFFRMFDRNTKRDITLEASRENSKPRMVLKPRKVCASGKRKKDEITVDSLDFNKKILHTAWHPKENIIAVATTNNLYIFQDRVN
- the PPP2R2A gene encoding serine/threonine-protein phosphatase 2A 55 kDa regulatory subunit B alpha isoform isoform X2 → MAGAGGGNDIQWCFSQVKGAVEDDVSEADIISTVEFNHSGELLATGDKGGRVVIFQQESKSPYHRGEYSVYSTFQSHEPEFDYLKSLEIEEKINKIRWLPQKNASQFLLSTNDKTIKLWKISERDKRPEGYNLKEENGRYRDPTTVTTLRVPVFRPMDLMVEASPRRIFANAHTYHINSISVNSDYETYLSADDLRVNLWHLEITDRSFNIVDIKPANMEELTEVITAAEFHPHHCNTFVYSSSKGTIRLCDMRESALCDRHSKLFEEPEDPSNRSFFSEIISSISDVKFSHNGRYMMTRDYLSVKIWDLNMESRPVETYQVHEYLRSKLCSLYENDCIFDKFECCWNGPDNVVMTGSYNNFFRMFDRNTKRDITLEASRENSKPRMVLKPRKVCASGKRKKDEITVDSLDFNKKILHTAWHPKENIIAVATTNNLYIFQDRVN